From Miscanthus floridulus cultivar M001 chromosome 15, ASM1932011v1, whole genome shotgun sequence, the proteins below share one genomic window:
- the LOC136508410 gene encoding mitochondrial import inner membrane translocase subunit TIM8 — protein sequence MDGSALNNPRLKAMIEEERTKAMANELVAKLTFLCWDKCVTGSVGSSFSRSETSCLSNCAKRFAEVKMMTMQRFTGRS from the exons ATGGATGGTTCGGCCCTCAACAACCCGCGCCTCAAGGCGATGATCGAG GAGGAGAGAACAAAGGCCATGGCAAACGAGCTGGTGGCAAAGCTGACTTTTCTTTGCTGGGACAAATGCGTCACGGGGAGCGTCGGGAGCAGCTTCAGCAGGAGCGAGACCTCGTGCCTGTCCAACTGTGCAAAACGCTTCGCTGAAGTGAAGATGATGACCATGCAACGCTTCACCGGCCGCAGCTGA
- the LOC136508409 gene encoding histone-lysine N-methyltransferase, H3 lysine-9 specific SUVH3-like isoform X1: protein MDNSQDESENDEQELDVSEFAMVNSQDESESDEQEQFLEMKPLRSLAPMFLLPMGYDVGTQSTDPMLVFVTPFRPCTSPEQSPASLGQPLPKSPIPLKATPISAAFPMPRHKGGSSHDPLKDAPMSAAFPMPRHKDEPSDDPPKATPISAAFPMPRHKDESSDDPLKATPVSAAFCMPRHKDKSSDDPLKATPMSRSFPIPRHEDESSDADYKPFSGQKKPTPLKTAKRIQQAECSNAANTKRRSIQRSLNKELAFSSFLSSDPNESVEEAMIMFDSLRRRILQLDEKEDAGKRADLKAGSLMMQNGLRINSSKIIGPVPGVEIGDIFFFRIELCIVGLHAHAMAGIDYISAKHAGKDEILAISIISSGGYDNDDNDTDILVYTGQGGNSRHKDKHDQKLERGNLALMNSMKKKSLIRVVRSAQDPFCNSSKIYIYDGLYRVEDSWTDRAKNGFSVFKYKLRREPGQRDGISVWKKTEKWKANPATRNNVIRVDISSKAEKLPVCLVSDVDDQKGPSYFNYITGVEYSRPLSKTKPLQSCKCPSVCLPNDTNCSCAQLNSGYLPYSANGVLVKHIPMLYECSSTCQCCQNCRNRVTQKGVNLNFEVFWTGDCGWGVRSWDPIRAGTFICEYAGQVIDETNMNMGDEEDEYTFCTSWHSDKVSRWNLGAELLEEKSDNTTTENLKKLPIVISAKRSGNVARFLNHSCSPNLLWQPVQYDHGDDSNPHIMFFAMKHIPPMTELTYDYGTRGAPPGIKGKFPNVCKLKPCFCGSTNCRGSF, encoded by the exons ATGGACAACTCGCAAGATGAATCAGAAAATGACGAGCAAGAGCTAGATGTGAGT GAGTTTGCCATGGTGAACTCGCAAGATGAATCAGAAAGTGACGAGCAAGAACAATTCTTGGAAATGAAACCATTGCGGTCATTAGCACCAATGTTCCTGCTTCCTATGGGATATGATGTGGGAACTCAATCAACTGATCCAATGCTAGTTTTTGTCACACCATTCAGGCCCTGCACATCGCCGGAACAGTCTCCAGCTTCATTGGGTCAACCCTTACCAAAGTCACCAATTCCTCTCAAGGCTACTCCAATCTCAGCTGCATTTCCCATGCCACGACACAAAGGTGGATCGTCACATGATCCTCTGAAGGATGCTCCAATGTCAGCGGCATTTCCCATGCCACGACACAAAGATGAACCATCAGATGATCCTCCCAAGGCTACTCCAATCTCAGCTGCATTTCCCATGCCACGACACAAAGATGAATCCTCAGATGATCCTCTCAAGGCTACTCCAGTCTCAGCGGCATTTTGCATGCCACGACACAAAGATAAATCATCAGATGATCCTCTCAAGGCTACTCCAATGTCAAGGTCATTTCCAATACCACGACATGAAGATGAATCATCAGACGCAGACTACAAGCCCTTTTCTGGTCAGAAAAAACCAACACCGCTGAAGACAGCCAAGAGGATTCAGCAGGCTGAATGCTCCAATGCAGCTAACACCAAGCGCAGGTCAATACAGAGAAGCCTCAACAAAGAGCTTGCCTTCAGTTCATTCTTGTCAAGCGACCCAAATGAATCTGTCGAAGAGGCGATGATAATGTTTGATTCACTTCGGCGTCGCATACTGCAATTGGATGAAAAGGAGGACGCAGGCAAGCGGGCCGACTTAAAGGCTGGAAGTCTCATGATGCAGAATGGCCTGAGGATCAACAGTTCTAAGATCATAGGACCTGTACCTGGTGTTGAAATTGGAGACATTTTCTTCTTCAGGATTGAACTGTGCATTGTTGGTTTACATGCACATGCCATGGCTGGCATTGATTACATTTCTGCTAAGCATGCTGGAAAAGATGAGATTCTGGCGATCAGCATCATCTCATCTGGTGGTTATGACAATGACGACAATGACACGGACATTTTGGTGTACACAGGTCAGGGAGGCAATAGTCGGCACAAGGATAAGCATGACCAGAAGCTTGAAAGGGGCAACCTTGCTCTCATGAATAGCATGAAAAAGAAAAGCCTGATCAGGGTTGTGCGCAGCGCACAGGACCCTTTCTGCAACTCGAGCAAAATTTACATCTATGATGGACTTTACCGGGTCGAAGATTCCTGGACGGACAGAGCAAAGAATGGTTTTAGTGTTTTCAAGTACAAGCTGAGAAGGGAGCCGGGACAGCGAGATGGAATTTCAGTTTGGAAGAAGACTGAGAAGTGGAAAGCAAATCCTGCAACAAGAAACAATGTTATAAGGGTGGATATATCATCAAAAGCTGAGAAGCTACCTGTATGCCTCGTTAGTGATGTAGATGACCAGAAAGGGCCAAGCTACTTCAACTATATTACTGGAGTGGAGTATTCAAGGCCACTCAGCAAGACAAAACCTTTACAAAGCTGCAAGTGTCCTAGTGTGTGCTTGCCTAATGATACTAATTGCTCATGTGCACAACTGAACAGTGGTTATCTTCCTTACAGCGCCAATGGAGTGCTTGTGAAGCACATTCCAATGCTTTATGAGTGCTCCTCCACGTGCCAGTGTTGTCAAAATTGTCGAAACAGGGTCACACAGAAAGGTGTCAATCTTAACTTTGAGGTCTTCTGGACTGGGGACTGCGGATGGGGTGTCCGGTCCTGGGATCCCATCCGTGCTGGCACATTCATCTGTGAGTATGCTGGTCAAGTCATTGATGAAACAAATATGAACATGGGTGATGAGGAAGATGAATATACCTTTTGCACATCATGGCACAGTGACAAGGTTTCAAGATGGAATCTGGGAGCAGAATTACTTGAAGAAAAAAGTGATAATACTACAACAGAGAATCTGAAGAAGCTGCCTATTGTCATAAGTGCAAAACGTTCAGGCAATGTGGCTCGTTTTCTAAATCATAGCTGTTCGCCAAACCTCCTTTGGCAGCCCGTGCAGTATGACCATGGCGATGACAGTAACCCACATATCATGTTTTTTGCGATGAAACATATTCCTCCCATGACCGAACTGACCTATGATTATGGTACAAGAGGAGCTCCTCCCGGCATTAAGGGAAAATTTCCAAATGTTTGTAAACTCAAGCCATGCTTCTGTGGCTCCACCAATTGCCGAGGTTCTTTCTGA
- the LOC136508409 gene encoding histone-lysine N-methyltransferase, H3 lysine-9 specific SUVH3-like isoform X2 produces MDNSQDESENDEQELDEFAMVNSQDESESDEQEQFLEMKPLRSLAPMFLLPMGYDVGTQSTDPMLVFVTPFRPCTSPEQSPASLGQPLPKSPIPLKATPISAAFPMPRHKGGSSHDPLKDAPMSAAFPMPRHKDEPSDDPPKATPISAAFPMPRHKDESSDDPLKATPVSAAFCMPRHKDKSSDDPLKATPMSRSFPIPRHEDESSDADYKPFSGQKKPTPLKTAKRIQQAECSNAANTKRRSIQRSLNKELAFSSFLSSDPNESVEEAMIMFDSLRRRILQLDEKEDAGKRADLKAGSLMMQNGLRINSSKIIGPVPGVEIGDIFFFRIELCIVGLHAHAMAGIDYISAKHAGKDEILAISIISSGGYDNDDNDTDILVYTGQGGNSRHKDKHDQKLERGNLALMNSMKKKSLIRVVRSAQDPFCNSSKIYIYDGLYRVEDSWTDRAKNGFSVFKYKLRREPGQRDGISVWKKTEKWKANPATRNNVIRVDISSKAEKLPVCLVSDVDDQKGPSYFNYITGVEYSRPLSKTKPLQSCKCPSVCLPNDTNCSCAQLNSGYLPYSANGVLVKHIPMLYECSSTCQCCQNCRNRVTQKGVNLNFEVFWTGDCGWGVRSWDPIRAGTFICEYAGQVIDETNMNMGDEEDEYTFCTSWHSDKVSRWNLGAELLEEKSDNTTTENLKKLPIVISAKRSGNVARFLNHSCSPNLLWQPVQYDHGDDSNPHIMFFAMKHIPPMTELTYDYGTRGAPPGIKGKFPNVCKLKPCFCGSTNCRGSF; encoded by the exons ATGGACAACTCGCAAGATGAATCAGAAAATGACGAGCAAGAGCTAGAT GAGTTTGCCATGGTGAACTCGCAAGATGAATCAGAAAGTGACGAGCAAGAACAATTCTTGGAAATGAAACCATTGCGGTCATTAGCACCAATGTTCCTGCTTCCTATGGGATATGATGTGGGAACTCAATCAACTGATCCAATGCTAGTTTTTGTCACACCATTCAGGCCCTGCACATCGCCGGAACAGTCTCCAGCTTCATTGGGTCAACCCTTACCAAAGTCACCAATTCCTCTCAAGGCTACTCCAATCTCAGCTGCATTTCCCATGCCACGACACAAAGGTGGATCGTCACATGATCCTCTGAAGGATGCTCCAATGTCAGCGGCATTTCCCATGCCACGACACAAAGATGAACCATCAGATGATCCTCCCAAGGCTACTCCAATCTCAGCTGCATTTCCCATGCCACGACACAAAGATGAATCCTCAGATGATCCTCTCAAGGCTACTCCAGTCTCAGCGGCATTTTGCATGCCACGACACAAAGATAAATCATCAGATGATCCTCTCAAGGCTACTCCAATGTCAAGGTCATTTCCAATACCACGACATGAAGATGAATCATCAGACGCAGACTACAAGCCCTTTTCTGGTCAGAAAAAACCAACACCGCTGAAGACAGCCAAGAGGATTCAGCAGGCTGAATGCTCCAATGCAGCTAACACCAAGCGCAGGTCAATACAGAGAAGCCTCAACAAAGAGCTTGCCTTCAGTTCATTCTTGTCAAGCGACCCAAATGAATCTGTCGAAGAGGCGATGATAATGTTTGATTCACTTCGGCGTCGCATACTGCAATTGGATGAAAAGGAGGACGCAGGCAAGCGGGCCGACTTAAAGGCTGGAAGTCTCATGATGCAGAATGGCCTGAGGATCAACAGTTCTAAGATCATAGGACCTGTACCTGGTGTTGAAATTGGAGACATTTTCTTCTTCAGGATTGAACTGTGCATTGTTGGTTTACATGCACATGCCATGGCTGGCATTGATTACATTTCTGCTAAGCATGCTGGAAAAGATGAGATTCTGGCGATCAGCATCATCTCATCTGGTGGTTATGACAATGACGACAATGACACGGACATTTTGGTGTACACAGGTCAGGGAGGCAATAGTCGGCACAAGGATAAGCATGACCAGAAGCTTGAAAGGGGCAACCTTGCTCTCATGAATAGCATGAAAAAGAAAAGCCTGATCAGGGTTGTGCGCAGCGCACAGGACCCTTTCTGCAACTCGAGCAAAATTTACATCTATGATGGACTTTACCGGGTCGAAGATTCCTGGACGGACAGAGCAAAGAATGGTTTTAGTGTTTTCAAGTACAAGCTGAGAAGGGAGCCGGGACAGCGAGATGGAATTTCAGTTTGGAAGAAGACTGAGAAGTGGAAAGCAAATCCTGCAACAAGAAACAATGTTATAAGGGTGGATATATCATCAAAAGCTGAGAAGCTACCTGTATGCCTCGTTAGTGATGTAGATGACCAGAAAGGGCCAAGCTACTTCAACTATATTACTGGAGTGGAGTATTCAAGGCCACTCAGCAAGACAAAACCTTTACAAAGCTGCAAGTGTCCTAGTGTGTGCTTGCCTAATGATACTAATTGCTCATGTGCACAACTGAACAGTGGTTATCTTCCTTACAGCGCCAATGGAGTGCTTGTGAAGCACATTCCAATGCTTTATGAGTGCTCCTCCACGTGCCAGTGTTGTCAAAATTGTCGAAACAGGGTCACACAGAAAGGTGTCAATCTTAACTTTGAGGTCTTCTGGACTGGGGACTGCGGATGGGGTGTCCGGTCCTGGGATCCCATCCGTGCTGGCACATTCATCTGTGAGTATGCTGGTCAAGTCATTGATGAAACAAATATGAACATGGGTGATGAGGAAGATGAATATACCTTTTGCACATCATGGCACAGTGACAAGGTTTCAAGATGGAATCTGGGAGCAGAATTACTTGAAGAAAAAAGTGATAATACTACAACAGAGAATCTGAAGAAGCTGCCTATTGTCATAAGTGCAAAACGTTCAGGCAATGTGGCTCGTTTTCTAAATCATAGCTGTTCGCCAAACCTCCTTTGGCAGCCCGTGCAGTATGACCATGGCGATGACAGTAACCCACATATCATGTTTTTTGCGATGAAACATATTCCTCCCATGACCGAACTGACCTATGATTATGGTACAAGAGGAGCTCCTCCCGGCATTAAGGGAAAATTTCCAAATGTTTGTAAACTCAAGCCATGCTTCTGTGGCTCCACCAATTGCCGAGGTTCTTTCTGA